GGCGTGGCCATCGTGGTGTCGCCACTGATTTCCCTGATGAAGGATCAGGTCGACGCCCTGCGGGCCAACGGGGTCAGGACGGCCTTCTACAACTCCTCTCTCGGCGCGCCCGAAGCCAGGCAGGTGCTGGCTCAGCTCCATGCCGGCGACCTCGATCTCCTCTATGTCGCCCCGGAACGCCTGATGAGCGATGGCTTCATCGAACGCCTGCAGGGGGTTGAACTGGCCCTCTTCGCCATCGACGAGGCCCACTGTGTGTCCCAATGGGGGCACGATTTTCGCCCTGAGTATGTGCAGCTCGGCCGTCTGCGCCAGCTTTTTCCCCAGGTCCCTCTCATTGCCCTGACCGCCACTGCCGACCCCCAGACCCGCACGGATATCCTGGCGCGCCTCGGGCTGCAGCGGGCGACCTGCTATGCCGCCGGCTTCGACCGGCCCAATATCCGCTATACCGTGGTGGAAAAATCCCGTCCCGCCCAGCAACTGCTGGCCTTCCTGCAGGGGCATGAGGGGGAATCAGGCATCGTCTACGCCCTCTCCCGCAAGCGGGTGGAAGAGGTGGCGGCCCGCCTGTGCGAAGCCGGCTTTCGGGCCGGGGCCTACCACGCCGGTCTGCCCGACGGCGAACGCCAGCGGGTGCAGGAGGCTTTTTTGCGCGATGACCTGCAGATTGTGGTCGCTACCGTCGCTTTCGGTATGGGCATCGACAAACCGAACGTGCGCTTCGTCGTCCACTACGACCTGCCCAAAAATATCGAGAGTTACTACCAGGAGACCGGCCGCGCCGGTCGCGATGGCCTGCCGGCCGAAGCCCTGCTGCTGTTCGGCTACGGCGATATCGCCATTTCCCGCGGTCTTATTGAAAAGGGCGGCAACGAGGAGCAGAACCGCATCGAGTTGCACAAGCTTAACGCCATGGTCGGTTTCGCCGAACCCCTGACCTGCCGACGGCGGGTGCTGCTCGGCTACTTTGGCGAAAAGCTGGAAGAGGATTGCGGCAACTGCGACATCTGCCTCAATCCCCCCCAGCGTTACGACGCTACCGTCGACGCCCAGAAAGTCCTCTCCTGCGTCTACCGGGTGGGGCAGCGCTTCGGCATGGGTCATGTGGTCGACGTGCTGCGCGGCTCCGGCAACCAGCGCATCCAGACCCTCGGCCATGACCGCCTTTCCACTTACGGTATCGGCAGCGACAAAAGCCAGGAGTCCTGGGGGAGTCTCATCCGCCAGCTCGTTCACCTGGGCTATCTGAAGCAGGACGTGGGCAACTATTCGGTACTCAAGCTGACCGAAGCCGCCCGCCCCCTGCTGCGTGGGGACGAGACGCTGATTCTGCCGCTGCCCCGCGTGAAGGCCAAGGCGGCGAAGAAGCGCCTCTCCCGCCAGGTGACGGACCTCGATTACGATGAGGGGCTGTTCGAAGCTCTGCGGGCGCTGCGCAAACGCCTGGCCGATGAGGAGGGGGTGCCGCCCTTCGTGGTCTTCGGTGACCAGAGTCTGGCCGAGATGGCGGCCTTCCGGCCAAAGGACGAGGAGGCGCTGCTGGCCATCAACGGGGTCGGCCGTCACAAGCTGCAGCGCTACGGCGGTGCTTTTCTGGCCGTTATCGCCGGGGAAGCGGTTGAGGATGCCGTCCCAAGACTGCGTTAGTCCTCCCGGATGAAATCGTAGGGACCGATTCCCTGCACGAGCAGATATTCGGCCTCGCCGTCGCCGCTGTTGCAGACGCGGTGGACCAGGCCGACCGGGGTCCGGGTCGTTTCACCGGGCCCCAGAGTCACCGCCGTTTTACCGCGCATCTCCACGCGGATCTTGCCCTTGAGTCCCACGAAGAAGTCGTCGACCACGCTGTGGTGGTGCCAATCCGTCGCGCTCCCCGGTTCCAGTCGCATGACCCGCACCGAAACATCGGCTGTTTTGACGATGATGTTTGTGTCCACATGTCCTCCCGGTATCGATTTCCGCCGATCGATTCAGTTTAATGGTCTTGCCGGGCCCTTTCAAGGCCCGGCTGAAAACTCCGCCGGCGCCCTGGCGAAGATCGTACAGGACCGCTGAATTTGTCTTGCCAAAGACGCCGACCGGTTCTACATTGCTGACCGCCTTCGCCGTC
The sequence above is a segment of the Desulfuromonas sp. KJ2020 genome. Coding sequences within it:
- the recQ gene encoding DNA helicase RecQ codes for the protein MNCTPLDTLRNVFGYSAFRPYQQPIIDALIAGEDAFVLMPTGGGKSLCYQIPALHRPGVAIVVSPLISLMKDQVDALRANGVRTAFYNSSLGAPEARQVLAQLHAGDLDLLYVAPERLMSDGFIERLQGVELALFAIDEAHCVSQWGHDFRPEYVQLGRLRQLFPQVPLIALTATADPQTRTDILARLGLQRATCYAAGFDRPNIRYTVVEKSRPAQQLLAFLQGHEGESGIVYALSRKRVEEVAARLCEAGFRAGAYHAGLPDGERQRVQEAFLRDDLQIVVATVAFGMGIDKPNVRFVVHYDLPKNIESYYQETGRAGRDGLPAEALLLFGYGDIAISRGLIEKGGNEEQNRIELHKLNAMVGFAEPLTCRRRVLLGYFGEKLEEDCGNCDICLNPPQRYDATVDAQKVLSCVYRVGQRFGMGHVVDVLRGSGNQRIQTLGHDRLSTYGIGSDKSQESWGSLIRQLVHLGYLKQDVGNYSVLKLTEAARPLLRGDETLILPLPRVKAKAAKKRLSRQVTDLDYDEGLFEALRALRKRLADEEGVPPFVVFGDQSLAEMAAFRPKDEEALLAINGVGRHKLQRYGGAFLAVIAGEAVEDAVPRLR
- a CDS encoding cupin domain-containing protein, which gives rise to MDTNIIVKTADVSVRVMRLEPGSATDWHHHSVVDDFFVGLKGKIRVEMRGKTAVTLGPGETTRTPVGLVHRVCNSGDGEAEYLLVQGIGPYDFIRED